In Myotis daubentonii chromosome 16, mMyoDau2.1, whole genome shotgun sequence, one DNA window encodes the following:
- the LOC132218585 gene encoding LOW QUALITY PROTEIN: phosphofurin acidic cluster sorting protein 2-like (The sequence of the model RefSeq protein was modified relative to this genomic sequence to represent the inferred CDS: inserted 4 bases in 3 codons) has translation MAIEGSTSPTQENSEELKEGVLNSLPLQEAQVPHTCSSEQHGPRGANKASMGPAAAGLDNLPAALNTQVPMNIFATWEVDCSSPTCVPRQCSLALNKLLIYRELEKEVRGVVISVKIQGCKTILRSDEILLPPSGQVQTDLALTFSLQYPHSLKRKGSTLQVLLQQKQRLSTQALMGYKTLAMGTINMAELMLRPLQGGQMLSLHSTITETSAHVAEIWISSLCSQPINEEDSAKQTSLKAKSTENHSNGKSENFLSKLGASYNASHRQEQEEDDFDKGNPIVRRRSMTRQQNYHQKVLLWLHTVKVSEEMLDIGQEGLCGAFQEVEEDLDLLYDMLENASDSDPEIEDDDSVLSTPTPQLRQYFESLSSRPDMRDNHSVLSSPNPKFRIYLEGLSDYSLQMEMWGLHTYPPVRWTRSWMATLSSQPMDHDVGAIQASTKAQTLHNDSANMSESFYFQHQNYHPRAVECMLMDQVLEEVVSSQQALVRHVPKVEKALDFRYHPVDSSSESSLDMEDDLEDNLEAESSIWGWFTKMLPSIVLFSKSVVIPSSRXKGKQAGHRGYNTALNEWFNTLNNDGPDLQSQRQIPRKPMSDQPNNTLISQNKLPENIILVNTSDWQGQLLSDILQGHTLPVVCACSTVDVQEAFSIIISRMQRYCNCNSQALIXQCSHQSPQWLDYMRFLVILMGSHPLARYLGSMECRYNNFFQDLYWWDMFNNLESQNTLQDTQGVLSRITEXGANCVYLLPIAEAMLNEQQKRPNEMSSQKLIPLVWAVKVGRVDRSSAMSRDSDDVDPSCSSVLPARKASSNTLSPSSMSGGLFSPSQSVHAEMMELQVDYGTAAQPIDMKRIVENKDLPTAKSTLKCFFQSIQASRLPSSGEDTATPTMSMTVVTNEMKKKAPKKTKNKDVESTIQCIEGIGHLVCKAKNQQKMLPVVIDGTESNDVTFFQLAAQWSSHVKLFPICIFGHPNSTF, from the exons ATGGCAATTGAGGGAAGCACT AGCCCCACGCAGGAGAACAGCGAGGAGCTGAAAGAAGGGGTCCTCAactccctgcccctgcaggaggcacagGTGCCCCATACATGCTCCAGTGAGCAGCATGGCCccagg ggTGCAAATAAGGCCTCTATggggcctgcggctgcaggcctggaCAACCTGCCCGCTGCACTCAACACTCAGGTGCCGATGAACATCTTTGctacctgggaggtggactgctccagccccacctgtgtGCCTCGGCAGTGCAGCCTCGCCTTAAACAAGCTGCTGATCTacagggagctggagaaggaggtcAGGGGTGTGGTCATCAGTGTGAAGATCCAGGGCTGCAAGACCATCTTGAGGTCGGATGAGAtcctgctgccccccagtggtcaagTGCAGACCGACCTGGCgctgaccttctccctgcagtaccCCCACTCCCTCAAGAGGAAAGGCAGCACCTTGCAGGTCCTCCTGCAGCAGAAGCAGCGCCTCAGCACCCAGGCCCTCATGGGGTATAAGACACTCGCCATGGGCACCATCAACATGGCTGAGTTGATGCTGCGACCCCTCCAGGGCGGCCAGATGCTGAGCCTCCATAGCACCATCACGGAGACATCTGCCCATGTGGCTGAG atctggatctcctcACTGTGCAGCCAGCCTATCAATGAGGAGGACAGTGCCAAGCAGACCAGCCTCAAGGCCAAGTCCACAG AGAACCACTCTAATGGCAAGTCTGAGAACTTTCTCTCGAAGCTCGGGGCCAGCTACAATGCCAGCCACAGGCaggaacaggaggaggatgaCTTCGACAAGGGGAATCCGATAGTCAGAAGGAGGTCCATGACTCGGCAACAGAACTACCACCAGAAAGTCTTGTTATGGCTGCACACAGTCAAAGTGTCAGAGGAGATGCTGGACATTGGGCAGGAAGGACTATGTGGAGCATtccaggaggtggaggaggacctggacctcctgTATGACATGCTGGAGAACGCCAGTGACAGTGATCCAGAAATCGAGGACGATGACAGTGTCCTCAGCACCCCAACGCCTCAGCTCAGGCAATACTTCGAAAGCCTGTCTAGCCGCCCAGACATGAGGGacaatcacagtgtcctcagcagccccaatcCCAAGTTCAGGATATACCTGGAAGGCCTGTCAGACTACAGCTTGCAGATGGAGATGTGGGGCCTCCACA CATACCCACCCGTCAGATGGACAAGATCCTGGATGGCCACCCTGTCCAGTCAGCCCATGGATCATGATGTCGGTGCCATACAGGCCAGCACCAAGGCCCAGACCTTGCATAACGACTCTGCCAACATGTCTGAGAGCTTCTACTTTCA GCACCAGAATTACCACCCGAGAGCTGTGGAATGCATGCTCATGGACCAAGTGCTGGAGGAGGTCGTATCCTCACAACAGGCCCTGGTGAGGCATGTCCCCAAAGTAGAGAAGGCCCTGGACTTTCGGTATCACCCTGTGGACAGCTCCAGCGAGAGTAGTCTAGACATGGAGGACGAT CTGGAGGACAACCTGGAGGCAGAGTCCTCCATTTGGGGTTGGTTCACCAAGATGCTCCCATCCATAGTGCTCTTCTCCAAGTCTGTAGTCATCCCCTCCAGCA CCAAGGGGAAACAGGCTGGCCACCGGGGCTACAACACAGCCCTGAATGAGTGGTTCAACACCCTGAACAATGACGGCCCAGACCTACAGAGCCAgcggcagatccccaggaagcccaTGAGTGACCAGCCAAACAACACCCTCATTTCCCAGAACAAGCTGcccgagaacatcatcctggtcaacacctcggactggcagggccagttactttcagacatcctgcaggggcacacaCTGCCTGTGGTGTGCGCTTGTTCCACAGTTGATGTCCAGGAGGCATTTAGCATCATCATCTCCCGGATGCAGAGATATTGCAACTGCAATTCCCAAGCTCTGAT GCAGTGTTCTCACCAATCACCCCAATGGCTGGACTACATGCGTTTTCTGGTCATCCTGATGGGTTCCCACCCCCTGGCCAGATACCTGGGTTCCATGGAATGTCGCTACAACAACTTCTTCCAGGACCTATACTGGTGGGACATGTTCAACAACCTGGAGTCCCAGAACaccttgcaggacacacaggGCGTTTTGTCGAGAATCACAG TAGGTGCCAACTGTGTCTACCTGCTGCCCATCGCAGAGGCCATGCTCAATGAGCAGCAGAAGCGCCCCAATGAGATGTCCTCACAGAAGCTCATTCCCTTAGTGTGGGCAgtgaaggttggaagagtggaTCGATCTTCAGCCATGTCAAGAGATTCAGATGATGTGGACCCCTCATGCTCCAGTGTTCTTCCTGCCAGGAAGGCCTCATCCAACACACTCTCCCCTTCGTCAATGAGTGGGGGCCTCTTCTCCCccagccagagtgtccatgcagagatgatggagctgcaggtggattacGGAACAGCAGCCCAACCAATAGACATGAAGAGAATTGTGGAGAATAAAGACCTGCCTACCGCCAAAAGCACACTCAAGTGCTTCTTCCAGTCTatccaggccagcaggctgcccagcagtggtgaggacacagcaacacccaccatgtccatgacagtggtcaccaatgagatgaaaaagaagGCGCCCAAGAAAACCAAGAACAAGGATGTGGAGTCCACAATCCAGTGCATTGAGGGCATCGGTCACCTGGTTTGCAAGGCAAAGAACCAGCAGAAAATGCTGCCAGTCGTCATTGATGGCACAGAGTCGAACGACGTGAcgttcttccagctggcagcccagtggTCCTCTCACGTCAAGCTCTTCCCCATCTGCATCTTTGGACATCCCAATTCCACATTctag
- the LOC132219344 gene encoding phosphofurin acidic cluster sorting protein 2-like gives MRFLVIPLGPHPLASYLGSMDCRYNNLFQDLYWRDMFNNLESENTLQDTQDVVSRISEYVAGANCVYLLPIAEAILMSKQQRPNEKSTQLIPFVGAVKVGRVEPSAAMSGGSDDVVLSWCGELLSPTGKASPNTLSPTSMSGGLSSTSQSVHAQMMELQVDYWTAVQPIDTKRVAEKKQLPTTKNTLKCFFQSVHVSRLPRSGEGTATPAMSMTVVTKERKKKAPKKTTDEDVESQSQCIQGIGRLVCRAKHQQSMLPVVIDGVEWNDVAFFQLSAQWSSHVKHFPICIFGHNNPTF, from the coding sequence atgcgcttcctggtcatcccgctgggtccccaccccttggccagctACCTGGGCTCCATGGATTGCCGCTACAACAACTTATTCCAGGACCTGTACTGGCGGGACATGTTCAACAACCTGGAGTCTGAGAACaccttgcaggacacacaggacgtTGTGTCGAGAATCTCTGAGTACGTTGCGGGGGCCAACTGTGTCtacctgctgcccattgctgaggccattctcatgtctaagcagcagcgccccaatgaaaagtccacacagctcatcccctttgtgggggcagtgaaggttggaagagtggaACCATCTGCAGCCATGTCAGGAGGCTCAGATGATGTAGTCCTCTCATGGTGCGGTGAGCTTCTGTCCCCTACCGGGAAGGCCTCACCCAACACACTCTCCCCCACATCAatgagtgggggcctgtcctccaccagccagagtgtccatgcacagatgatggagctgcaggtggattactggacagcAGTCCAGCCAATAGATACAAAGAGAGTCGCAGAGAAGAAACAGCTGCCTACCACCAAAAACACACTCAagtgcttcttccagtctgtccatgtcagcaggctgccccgcagtggtgagggcacagcaacacctgccatgtccatgactgtggtcaccaaggagagaaaaaagaaggcgcccaagaaaaccacggacgaggatgtggagtcccaaagccagtgcatccagggcatTGGTCGCCTGGTTTGCAGGGCCAAGCACCAGCAGAGCATGCTGCCCGTCGTCATCGATGGCGTGGAGTGGAATGACGTGGCGTTTTTCCAGTTGTCcgcccagtggtcctcccacgtcaagcacttccccatctgcatcttcggacacaacaatcccaccttctag